The following coding sequences lie in one Saccopteryx bilineata isolate mSacBil1 chromosome 5, mSacBil1_pri_phased_curated, whole genome shotgun sequence genomic window:
- the MSANTD7 gene encoding zinc finger and SCAN domain containing 29 isoform X1, translating into MASSNSSAGIRWSRQETRTLLSILGEAEYIQRLQTMHHNADVYQAVSKRMQQEGFRRTERQCRSKFKVLKALYLKAYVAHATSMGDPPHCPFYDTLDQLLRNQVVTDPDNLMEDAAWAKHYDQTSVAPDTPGEEGTSILRAKRTQAAADHQPALKTVEEPDEDCQLRVSDQRRETSDLEDSWDESSGAGCSQGTPSYSSSHHLFRGAVAPCQSSPMTRLGVSGEPSPCTSRNTPGVASTQQPPPMSSSGVPYVFGGVRPLTNEPPPRWARRRRRSVARTIAAELAENRRLARELSKREEEKLDRLIAIGEEASAQQDTANELRRDAVIAVRRLATAVEEATGAFQLGLEKLLQRLISNTKS; encoded by the exons ATGGCCAGTTCCAATAGCAGTGCTGGCATCCGGTGGTCCAGACAGGAGACTCGAACTCTTCTCTCCATACTAGGCGAGGCAGAGTATATTCAACGCCTCCAGACTATGCATCATAATGCAGATGTCTATCAGGCTGTGTCTAAGCGAATGCAGCAGGAAGGCTTCCGCCGCACCGAACGCCAGTGCCGCTCCAAGTTTAAAGTGTTGAAGGCATTATATTTAAAGGCATATGTTGCCCATGCCACAAGTATGGGTGACCCACCACACTGTCCGTTTTATGATACATTGGATCAGCTTCTCCGGAATCAGGTAGTGACTGATCCAGACAACTTAATGGAGGATGCTGCTTGGGCCAAGCACTATGATCAGACCTCAGTGGCCCCTGACACTCCAGGGGAAGAGGGAACCAGCATTCTGAGAGCAAAAAGGACTCAGGCAGCAGCAGATCATCAGCCTGCCTTGAAAACAGTTGAGGAACCTGATGAGGATTGTCAACTGCGAGTCAGTGACCAGAGGCgagaaaccagtgaccttgaggacTCCTGGGATGAATCCTCAGGTGCAG GGTGCTCTCAAGGGACCCCCAGCTACAGCAGCTCCCACCACCTTTTCAGAGGTGCAGTTGCTCCCTGTCAGAGCAGCCCCATGACCAGACTGGGTGTGTCCGGTGAGCCCAGTCCCTGCACCAGCCGAAACACTCCTGGGGTGGCCTCCACACAACAGCCTCCTCCAATGTCCTCCTCCGGAGTTCCTTATGTTTTTGGTGGGGTCAGGCCTTTGACCAACGAGCCCCCTCCAAGGTGGGCAAGACGAAGAAGGCGGTCAGTGGCCAGGACTATTGCAGCTGAATTGGCAGAAAACAGGAGGTTGGCCCGAGAACTTTCAAAGCGTGAGGAAGAAAAACTGGACAGGCTGATTGCTATTGGTGAGGAAGCCAGTGCTCAGCAAGACACAGCCAACGAGCTCCGCAGGGATGCCGTAATCGCAGTCAGACGCTTGGCGACAGCGGTGGAAGAGGCAACCGGTGCTTTTCAGCTAGGGCTTGAAAAATTGCTTCAGAGGTTAATTTCAAATACCAAAAGTTAG
- the MSANTD7 gene encoding zinc finger and SCAN domain containing 29 isoform X2: MASSNSSAGIRWSRQETRTLLSILGEAEYIQRLQTMHHNADVYQAVSKRMQQEGFRRTERQCRSKFKVLKALYLKAYVAHATSMGDPPHCPFYDTLDQLLRNQVVTDPDNLMEDAAWAKHYDQTSVAPDTPGEEGTSILRAKRTQAAADHQPALKTVEEPDEDCQLRVSDQRRETSDLEDSWDESSGCSQGTPSYSSSHHLFRGAVAPCQSSPMTRLGVSGEPSPCTSRNTPGVASTQQPPPMSSSGVPYVFGGVRPLTNEPPPRWARRRRRSVARTIAAELAENRRLARELSKREEEKLDRLIAIGEEASAQQDTANELRRDAVIAVRRLATAVEEATGAFQLGLEKLLQRLISNTKS, from the exons ATGGCCAGTTCCAATAGCAGTGCTGGCATCCGGTGGTCCAGACAGGAGACTCGAACTCTTCTCTCCATACTAGGCGAGGCAGAGTATATTCAACGCCTCCAGACTATGCATCATAATGCAGATGTCTATCAGGCTGTGTCTAAGCGAATGCAGCAGGAAGGCTTCCGCCGCACCGAACGCCAGTGCCGCTCCAAGTTTAAAGTGTTGAAGGCATTATATTTAAAGGCATATGTTGCCCATGCCACAAGTATGGGTGACCCACCACACTGTCCGTTTTATGATACATTGGATCAGCTTCTCCGGAATCAGGTAGTGACTGATCCAGACAACTTAATGGAGGATGCTGCTTGGGCCAAGCACTATGATCAGACCTCAGTGGCCCCTGACACTCCAGGGGAAGAGGGAACCAGCATTCTGAGAGCAAAAAGGACTCAGGCAGCAGCAGATCATCAGCCTGCCTTGAAAACAGTTGAGGAACCTGATGAGGATTGTCAACTGCGAGTCAGTGACCAGAGGCgagaaaccagtgaccttgaggacTCCTGGGATGAATCCTCAG GGTGCTCTCAAGGGACCCCCAGCTACAGCAGCTCCCACCACCTTTTCAGAGGTGCAGTTGCTCCCTGTCAGAGCAGCCCCATGACCAGACTGGGTGTGTCCGGTGAGCCCAGTCCCTGCACCAGCCGAAACACTCCTGGGGTGGCCTCCACACAACAGCCTCCTCCAATGTCCTCCTCCGGAGTTCCTTATGTTTTTGGTGGGGTCAGGCCTTTGACCAACGAGCCCCCTCCAAGGTGGGCAAGACGAAGAAGGCGGTCAGTGGCCAGGACTATTGCAGCTGAATTGGCAGAAAACAGGAGGTTGGCCCGAGAACTTTCAAAGCGTGAGGAAGAAAAACTGGACAGGCTGATTGCTATTGGTGAGGAAGCCAGTGCTCAGCAAGACACAGCCAACGAGCTCCGCAGGGATGCCGTAATCGCAGTCAGACGCTTGGCGACAGCGGTGGAAGAGGCAACCGGTGCTTTTCAGCTAGGGCTTGAAAAATTGCTTCAGAGGTTAATTTCAAATACCAAAAGTTAG